A genomic window from Oceanibaculum nanhaiense includes:
- a CDS encoding ABC transporter ATP-binding protein, with translation MADAFLTIDKLQSGYGDVQVLWDISVAVERGGITCIVGSNGAGKTTLLRTISGLLKPRGGSIRLDGAEIGGLDPDGVLARGIAHVPEGRRLFKGLTVQDNLLLGAYLRRDRPEIEADLNFVYDMFPILKDRRKQDATTLSGGEQQMCAIGRGLLSRPKLLMIDELSLGLAPRLVEKLGESLIEINRTGLTILLVEQDVLTAFEIARHAFVIETGRVSMAGTTADLGENPKIREAYMGI, from the coding sequence ATGGCTGACGCCTTCCTGACCATCGACAAGCTACAGTCCGGCTATGGCGACGTGCAGGTGCTGTGGGACATTTCGGTCGCCGTCGAGCGCGGCGGCATCACCTGCATCGTCGGCTCCAACGGCGCCGGCAAGACCACCCTGCTGCGCACCATCTCCGGCCTGCTGAAGCCACGCGGCGGCAGCATCCGGCTGGATGGGGCGGAGATCGGCGGCCTGGACCCGGATGGGGTGCTGGCGCGCGGTATTGCCCATGTGCCGGAAGGCAGGCGTCTGTTCAAGGGCCTGACCGTGCAGGATAATCTGCTGCTGGGCGCCTATCTCCGGCGCGACCGCCCGGAGATCGAGGCGGACCTCAACTTCGTCTATGACATGTTCCCGATCCTGAAGGATCGGCGCAAGCAGGACGCCACCACCCTGTCCGGCGGCGAGCAGCAGATGTGCGCCATCGGACGCGGCCTGCTGTCCCGCCCGAAGCTGCTGATGATCGACGAGCTGTCGCTGGGCCTTGCCCCCCGGCTGGTTGAGAAGCTGGGCGAGTCGCTGATCGAGATCAACCGCACCGGCCTCACCATCCTGCTGGTCGAACAGGACGTGCTGACCGCCTTCGAGATCGCCCGCCACGCCTTCGTCATCGAGACCGGCCGGGTCTCGATGGCCGGCACCACGGCGGATCTCGGCGAGAACCCGAAGATCCGCGAAGCCTATATGGGGATCTGA
- a CDS encoding TAXI family TRAP transporter solute-binding subunit, which translates to MKLKFASLALAAGLIGGLALSSQADAQQRVFFGIATGGTGGTYYPLGGMLAQVLSNNAVIDGKKLAATAETGNASVANAKLLGRGEIESAFIAADILDAAYKGENQFKDGAVKNIRALGALYPETVQLIVRADSGVKKFADLKGKSISSGSPGSGQWQLLGDLLEVHGLKREDVKEDFSSFAQSVDKIKDGNLIASLITAGTPTSSVLDLANGHAISIVPLAGPEVEALKKKQPYYASVTLAADTYKGQTAAVETLAVMAIWASHAELSDEVAYAVVKAAYENTETLAKVHTQGKNITLATALQSVSVPLHPGAEKFYREKGLLK; encoded by the coding sequence ATGAAACTGAAATTTGCATCGCTGGCCCTTGCTGCCGGCCTCATCGGCGGTCTCGCGCTTTCCAGCCAGGCCGATGCGCAGCAGCGCGTGTTCTTCGGCATTGCGACCGGCGGCACCGGTGGCACCTATTACCCGCTGGGCGGCATGCTGGCCCAGGTGCTGTCCAACAACGCCGTGATCGACGGCAAGAAGCTGGCCGCCACCGCCGAGACCGGCAATGCCTCGGTCGCCAACGCCAAGCTGCTGGGTCGCGGCGAGATCGAGAGCGCCTTCATCGCCGCCGATATTCTGGACGCCGCCTATAAGGGCGAGAACCAGTTCAAGGACGGCGCGGTGAAGAACATCCGCGCGCTGGGCGCACTCTATCCGGAGACCGTGCAGCTCATCGTGCGTGCCGATTCCGGTGTGAAGAAGTTTGCCGACCTGAAGGGCAAGTCGATCTCCTCCGGCTCGCCGGGCTCGGGCCAGTGGCAGCTGCTGGGCGACCTGCTGGAAGTGCACGGGCTGAAGCGCGAAGATGTGAAGGAGGATTTCTCCTCCTTCGCGCAGTCGGTGGACAAGATCAAGGACGGCAATCTGATCGCCAGCCTGATCACCGCCGGCACGCCGACTTCCTCGGTGCTTGATCTCGCCAACGGCCACGCCATCAGCATCGTGCCGCTGGCCGGCCCGGAGGTCGAGGCGCTGAAGAAGAAGCAGCCCTACTATGCCTCCGTCACCCTGGCGGCGGATACCTACAAGGGCCAGACCGCTGCCGTCGAGACGCTGGCGGTGATGGCGATCTGGGCCAGCCATGCCGAGCTGTCCGACGAGGTTGCCTACGCCGTGGTGAAGGCCGCCTACGAGAACACCGAGACGCTGGCCAAGGTGCACACCCAGGGCAAGAACATCACCCTGGCGACCGCGCTGCAGTCGGTCTCTGTCCCGCTGCATCCGGGTGCGGAGAAGTTCTACCGCGAGAAGGGCCTGCTGAAATAA
- a CDS encoding DUF1850 domain-containing protein, with amino-acid sequence MSRLTATGRAALAALFLLAGCAGTPETISCVPRIGIYGHPDGTLLAEVETTPGGTFALRYIHSVALTPVVSRYRLEEDRIVQTAEEFDQHGFGLPYGADRPGERFELRDGRFLLHMHRAVGPLYVRVGAAYGNRLEAAGSLDLTQWGARRLELVPLPCG; translated from the coding sequence ATAAGCCGCCTGACCGCTACAGGCAGGGCGGCCCTGGCCGCCCTGTTCCTGCTTGCCGGCTGCGCCGGAACGCCGGAGACAATTTCCTGCGTTCCGCGCATCGGCATTTACGGCCATCCGGACGGCACGCTTCTGGCGGAGGTCGAGACAACACCGGGCGGCACTTTCGCGCTGCGCTATATCCATTCGGTCGCGCTGACCCCGGTGGTCAGCCGGTACCGGCTGGAAGAGGACCGGATCGTGCAGACCGCGGAGGAATTCGACCAGCATGGTTTCGGCCTGCCCTATGGCGCCGACCGGCCGGGCGAAAGGTTTGAGTTGCGCGACGGGCGCTTCCTATTGCATATGCACCGCGCGGTCGGCCCGCTCTATGTGCGGGTGGGGGCGGCCTATGGCAATCGGCTGGAGGCAGCGGGGAGCCTCGATCTGACGCAATGGGGCGCGCGCCGGCTGGAACTGGTGCCGCTGCCCTGCGGGTAA
- a CDS encoding Rieske (2Fe-2S) protein, which produces MQTPAGWQFAMRLETLTDGVAKDVLIARQLVLLLREGGEVLALQGSCPHQFARLAQGSIVKGWIECPHHRARFRLSDGICGSGWKLPPLKRYATKLHEGVVLLPDPLVPLP; this is translated from the coding sequence ATGCAGACGCCGGCAGGCTGGCAATTCGCGATGCGGCTGGAGACGCTGACCGATGGCGTGGCAAAGGATGTGCTGATCGCCCGGCAACTCGTGCTGCTGCTGCGCGAGGGCGGCGAGGTCCTGGCGCTTCAGGGCAGCTGTCCGCACCAGTTCGCCCGGCTGGCGCAGGGCAGTATCGTCAAGGGCTGGATCGAATGCCCGCACCACCGCGCGCGCTTCCGCCTGAGTGACGGGATTTGCGGTTCCGGTTGGAAATTGCCGCCGCTGAAGCGCTATGCGACGAAGCTGCATGAGGGGGTGGTCCTGCTGCCCGATCCGCTGGTGCCGTTGCCCTAG
- a CDS encoding amino acid ABC transporter substrate-binding protein, producing the protein MAADTIRIGSPLALTGALAAEGGKQKLAYDLWLERVNAAGGIQVGGKKMLVELVTYDYQTDGKRAGQLAEKLITDDKVDFLTAPFGSGHTKITAAVAERYGVPIVAVASSEPVHDQGFKYLFGTLAPSSGLIDGMLTLFKQTKPDLKSIAILGRDDVFPKIMASLMAKGAEKAGLKVAYNELYPVGAMDHATAITSMKSAAPDWIYVTGYTADLILVTKQMNDLGVKAPIVTMITGPAYKEYADTLGPLAENVTSASWWHYSAIYEGDDVFGSTKAFYDAVVKASGQEPDYVHASSAAALIVLQKAIEKAGTLDREAVRKALSEIDIKTFYGPIKFRADGLNDNRDLPIIQIQGGKPVVLAPAAIASAKMKLN; encoded by the coding sequence GTGGCCGCGGACACCATACGCATCGGCTCGCCACTGGCGCTCACAGGGGCGCTGGCCGCCGAAGGCGGCAAGCAGAAGCTGGCCTATGATCTGTGGCTGGAGCGCGTGAACGCCGCCGGCGGCATCCAGGTCGGCGGCAAGAAAATGCTGGTCGAGCTCGTGACCTATGACTACCAGACTGACGGCAAGCGCGCCGGGCAGCTGGCCGAGAAGCTGATCACCGACGACAAGGTGGATTTTCTGACGGCCCCTTTCGGATCGGGCCACACCAAGATCACTGCCGCCGTGGCCGAGCGGTACGGCGTGCCGATCGTCGCCGTCGCCTCCTCCGAGCCGGTACACGACCAGGGCTTCAAGTACCTGTTCGGTACGCTTGCCCCGTCCAGCGGCCTGATCGACGGCATGCTGACGTTGTTCAAGCAAACCAAGCCGGATCTGAAGAGCATAGCAATCCTGGGTCGTGACGATGTGTTCCCGAAAATCATGGCCAGCCTGATGGCCAAGGGCGCGGAGAAGGCCGGGCTGAAAGTCGCCTATAACGAGCTGTATCCCGTCGGGGCCATGGACCACGCCACCGCCATCACCAGCATGAAGTCGGCAGCGCCAGACTGGATCTACGTCACCGGCTACACCGCCGATCTGATTCTGGTAACCAAGCAGATGAATGATCTGGGCGTGAAAGCGCCCATCGTGACCATGATCACCGGCCCCGCTTACAAGGAATATGCCGATACGCTGGGGCCGCTGGCGGAGAATGTGACCAGCGCCTCCTGGTGGCATTATTCCGCCATCTATGAAGGCGATGACGTGTTCGGCTCGACCAAGGCTTTCTACGACGCCGTTGTGAAGGCCTCCGGGCAGGAGCCCGACTATGTCCACGCCTCCTCCGCCGCCGCACTGATCGTGCTGCAGAAGGCGATCGAGAAGGCCGGTACACTGGACCGCGAGGCGGTTCGCAAAGCGCTCAGCGAGATTGACATCAAGACCTTCTACGGACCGATCAAGTTCCGTGCGGATGGTTTGAATGATAACCGCGACCTGCCGATCATCCAGATTCAGGGTGGCAAGCCGGTTGTCCTCGCCCCGGCCGCCATCGCCTCAGCCAAAATGAAGCTGAACTGA
- a CDS encoding phosphoribosyltransferase, with protein MSIPPEQDDYVKPTNGFWQEILPADDPLGDPGGQAEAPYRYGYPALLPDGRFLVLPLRRLPDGGRAVASLIANQASFAVTEALAGHMADKARAIGADLVIGVPTLGLVFAPTVARLLGHSNFVPLGYSRKFWYRDELSEPVQSITSPGARKSVFIDPNMLPRLKGKRVAVVDDAVSSGTTLLSVLSLLERLDCTMAGIVVAMKQGVGWRARLNERDPALAGMVHGAFAAPVFERVEGGWAPVPGTLAE; from the coding sequence ATGAGCATCCCGCCCGAGCAGGACGATTACGTCAAGCCGACCAACGGCTTCTGGCAGGAAATTCTGCCAGCCGATGACCCGCTGGGCGATCCTGGGGGACAGGCAGAAGCCCCCTATCGCTACGGCTACCCGGCGCTTCTGCCGGACGGACGTTTCCTGGTGCTGCCGCTGCGCCGCCTGCCGGATGGCGGCCGGGCCGTCGCCTCGCTGATCGCCAACCAGGCCAGCTTCGCGGTGACCGAGGCGCTGGCCGGCCACATGGCGGACAAGGCGCGCGCCATCGGGGCCGACCTCGTCATCGGCGTGCCGACGCTGGGGCTGGTCTTCGCCCCCACCGTGGCGCGGCTGCTGGGCCATTCGAATTTCGTGCCGCTGGGCTATTCCCGGAAATTCTGGTACCGCGACGAACTGTCGGAGCCAGTGCAGTCCATCACCAGCCCGGGTGCGCGCAAATCCGTCTTCATCGATCCCAACATGCTGCCGCGCCTGAAGGGAAAGCGCGTGGCGGTGGTGGATGATGCGGTGTCCAGCGGCACCACGCTGCTGTCGGTGCTGTCGCTGCTGGAACGGCTGGACTGCACGATGGCCGGCATCGTCGTGGCGATGAAGCAGGGGGTGGGCTGGCGCGCCCGCCTGAACGAGCGCGACCCGGCCCTCGCCGGCATGGTGCATGGCGCCTTCGCCGCCCCGGTGTTCGAGCGGGTGGAGGGCGGCTGGGCACCGGTGCCGGGGACGCTCGCGGAGTAA
- a CDS encoding phytanoyl-CoA dioxygenase family protein: MSGSLTPAEVNSFNAQGYFVKKRAISAAHAADCRARIEAFEEALGEDCNVRMKIKAHLVSPWMTDLARHPLILDAVESLLGPDILLFGSSMFAKAAQSSKFVSWHQDSAYYGLEPNDSVTVWLAFTPSNKANGCLRVLPGSHLGPQYEHEETYDPQNLLARGQTIHGLDDDKAAYLELEPGEFSIHHVRTAHGSLGNFTADRRIGLAFFYIGTHVASTLGRRTALKVRGEDRHNHWDDDPVPRIDLDPRSIQFLTDMWSRYQSKDIQQAAKAGRV, encoded by the coding sequence ATGTCCGGCAGTCTCACCCCAGCCGAAGTCAACAGCTTTAACGCGCAAGGCTATTTCGTGAAGAAACGCGCCATTTCCGCGGCCCACGCTGCGGACTGCCGCGCCCGTATCGAGGCCTTCGAGGAAGCGCTCGGCGAGGACTGCAATGTCCGCATGAAGATCAAGGCGCATCTGGTATCGCCCTGGATGACCGACCTTGCGCGGCACCCTCTAATTCTGGACGCCGTAGAATCCCTGCTTGGGCCAGACATATTGCTGTTCGGCTCCTCCATGTTCGCCAAGGCGGCGCAGAGCAGCAAATTCGTGTCCTGGCACCAGGATTCCGCCTATTACGGGCTGGAACCGAACGATTCGGTAACGGTCTGGCTGGCTTTCACGCCCAGTAACAAGGCCAATGGCTGCCTGCGCGTATTGCCCGGCTCGCATCTCGGCCCGCAATACGAGCATGAGGAGACCTACGATCCGCAGAACCTGCTGGCCCGCGGCCAGACCATCCATGGGCTGGACGACGACAAGGCGGCCTATCTGGAGCTGGAGCCCGGCGAATTCTCCATCCATCACGTGCGCACCGCCCATGGCAGTCTGGGCAATTTCACCGCTGACCGCCGGATCGGGCTCGCCTTCTTCTATATCGGCACGCATGTCGCCTCGACCCTGGGGCGGCGCACGGCGCTGAAGGTACGCGGCGAGGACCGCCACAATCACTGGGACGACGATCCGGTGCCGCGCATCGACCTCGATCCGCGTTCGATCCAGTTCCTGACCGACATGTGGAGCCGCTACCAGAGCAAGGATATCCAGCAGGCGGCCAAAGCCGGCCGGGTCTAG
- a CDS encoding branched-chain amino acid ABC transporter permease encodes MDFTQILVNGIVLGALYACIAVGFSLVWGVLNVINMMHGSFIILGGYLTFFAWFHLQIDPVLALPVVAAILYGLGFALQYLFINKVVTAPVLTTLTLTFGLDMILYNLMTVFFTATPRRVTMDLGSIEVLGAVMPKDRLLGMALAFVLTGILYLVMRGSRIGRAIVAVRMDRQAAALMGIQVNRIYAITFGIGALMAGAAGAVFAMVFPVTTNLTGTFLGKAFVICVIGGLGSVPGALVGGIALGIIESFAGYLIGPQHAITLGFLIMLVLLVVRPTGLVGVKGYE; translated from the coding sequence GTGGATTTCACGCAAATTCTCGTTAACGGCATCGTGCTGGGGGCGCTCTACGCCTGCATCGCTGTCGGCTTCTCGCTGGTCTGGGGCGTGCTGAACGTCATCAACATGATGCACGGCTCCTTCATCATCCTCGGCGGCTATCTCACCTTCTTCGCCTGGTTCCATCTGCAGATCGACCCGGTGCTGGCGCTGCCGGTGGTGGCAGCCATCCTCTACGGGCTGGGCTTCGCGCTGCAATATCTGTTCATCAACAAGGTGGTGACGGCGCCGGTATTGACGACGCTGACACTGACCTTCGGGCTGGACATGATCCTCTATAACCTGATGACCGTGTTCTTCACCGCCACGCCACGCCGCGTGACGATGGACCTCGGCAGCATCGAGGTGCTGGGCGCGGTGATGCCGAAGGACCGGCTCCTGGGCATGGCGCTGGCCTTTGTGCTGACCGGCATTCTCTATCTGGTGATGCGCGGCTCGCGCATCGGTCGGGCCATCGTCGCCGTGCGCATGGACCGCCAAGCCGCCGCGCTGATGGGCATCCAGGTGAACCGCATCTACGCCATCACCTTCGGCATCGGCGCGCTGATGGCCGGTGCCGCCGGTGCCGTCTTCGCCATGGTGTTCCCGGTGACCACCAACCTGACCGGCACCTTCCTCGGCAAGGCCTTCGTGATCTGCGTCATCGGTGGGCTGGGCAGCGTGCCCGGCGCCCTGGTCGGCGGCATCGCGCTGGGCATCATCGAAAGCTTCGCCGGCTATCTGATCGGCCCGCAGCACGCCATCACGCTGGGCTTCCTGATCATGCTGGTACTGCTCGTGGTACGCCCGACCGGCCTGGTCGGCGTGAAGGGATACGAATAA
- a CDS encoding branched-chain amino acid ABC transporter permease, whose product MISHPLRYALLAAWIVLLAATPLVADNYTVRIAITVAMYSAMALSWNFIGGFAGYPSFSTAAFFGLGCYAGALAQRNGVPLVLAWALATLFVTAFAVALGAIILRLKGHYFAIGSIAVVEVVRLVISSWGSLTGGGDGLNVPLLEGGPDRVASTVLYVMLAVMLAAFVATVLVDRARLGFGLRCINQNEDAADMVGIDTTRYKIMAYALSALFCGTVGAVYASWVGYIDPTDSFSILLTVKVPVMVLLGGAGTVLGPVVGAGLFVLLEEFFWANFLEWNRAILGGIIVFLIFFLPGGFLKLDYRKLLRRKPAPAKQGGAA is encoded by the coding sequence ATGATATCGCATCCGCTGCGTTACGCCCTGCTGGCGGCCTGGATCGTGCTGCTGGCGGCGACCCCGCTGGTAGCCGACAATTACACGGTGCGCATCGCCATCACGGTGGCGATGTATTCGGCGATGGCGCTGTCGTGGAATTTCATCGGCGGCTTCGCCGGCTATCCCTCCTTCTCCACCGCCGCCTTCTTCGGGCTGGGCTGCTATGCCGGCGCGCTGGCGCAGCGCAACGGCGTGCCGCTGGTGCTGGCCTGGGCGCTGGCGACGCTGTTCGTCACCGCCTTCGCCGTGGCCCTTGGGGCGATCATCCTGCGCCTCAAGGGCCATTACTTCGCCATCGGCTCGATCGCCGTGGTCGAGGTGGTGCGCCTGGTGATCTCCTCCTGGGGCAGCCTGACCGGCGGCGGCGACGGGCTGAACGTGCCGCTGCTGGAAGGCGGACCGGACCGGGTGGCGTCCACCGTGCTCTACGTCATGCTGGCGGTGATGTTGGCCGCCTTCGTCGCGACCGTACTGGTGGACCGCGCACGGCTCGGCTTCGGGCTGCGCTGCATCAACCAGAACGAGGACGCCGCCGACATGGTCGGCATCGACACCACGCGCTACAAGATCATGGCCTATGCGCTGTCCGCCCTGTTCTGCGGCACGGTTGGGGCAGTCTATGCCTCCTGGGTCGGCTATATCGATCCGACCGACAGCTTCTCCATCCTGCTGACTGTAAAGGTGCCGGTGATGGTGCTGCTGGGCGGTGCCGGTACGGTGCTTGGCCCAGTTGTCGGGGCCGGCCTGTTCGTGCTGCTGGAGGAGTTCTTCTGGGCGAACTTCCTGGAATGGAACCGCGCCATCCTGGGCGGCATCATCGTCTTCCTGATCTTCTTCCTGCCGGGCGGCTTCCTGAAGCTGGACTACCGGAAGCTGCTGCGCCGCAAGCCCGCCCCGGCGAAGCAGGGAGGTGCGGCATGA
- a CDS encoding amino acid ABC transporter substrate-binding protein, whose translation MFGKFKDTAFVAAAAVALVSAASLPSAAHAADVLRIGAPLALTGGLADEGKKQDGVWQLWLDKVNAAGGIKVGGKTMKVELVKYDYQTDGKRAGQLAEKLVTDDKVDVLMAPFGSGHTKIVAAVAERYQVPLLACVASSESVYDQGFKYLFGTLAPNTGMTDAMAALFKEKLPSLKKVAVYGRDDVFPKAMATSLAASAKAAGLEVVYNELYAVGTMDHSAAMSAIKAGQPDWIYMTGYTQDLILGRKQMKDLGVEAPIITMVTGPAYREFTEGLGDLANGVTSSTWWHHATAYTGAVGAWSTTAGFYKDFTAAFKTDPDYVHASCAAAADVLVNAVQKAGSTDKKAVRDALAATDMLTFYGPIKFGANGMNQGREMPVIQVQGEDIKVLYPASIANADLALVK comes from the coding sequence ATGTTTGGGAAATTCAAGGATACCGCCTTCGTCGCCGCGGCAGCCGTCGCTCTCGTCTCGGCCGCCAGCCTTCCTTCCGCGGCCCATGCGGCCGACGTACTGCGTATCGGTGCGCCGCTGGCGCTGACCGGCGGCTTGGCCGACGAGGGCAAGAAGCAGGACGGGGTCTGGCAGCTCTGGCTCGACAAGGTGAACGCAGCCGGCGGCATCAAGGTCGGCGGCAAGACCATGAAGGTCGAGCTGGTGAAGTATGATTACCAGACCGACGGCAAGCGCGCCGGCCAGCTGGCCGAAAAGCTGGTGACCGACGACAAGGTTGACGTGCTGATGGCGCCGTTCGGCTCCGGCCATACCAAGATCGTCGCCGCCGTGGCGGAACGCTATCAGGTGCCGCTGCTGGCCTGCGTCGCCTCCTCCGAATCGGTCTATGACCAGGGCTTCAAATATCTGTTCGGCACGCTGGCCCCGAACACCGGCATGACCGACGCGATGGCCGCGCTGTTCAAGGAAAAGCTGCCGTCGCTGAAGAAGGTCGCTGTCTATGGCCGCGACGACGTGTTCCCGAAGGCGATGGCAACCTCGCTGGCAGCCTCCGCCAAGGCCGCCGGGCTGGAGGTCGTCTATAACGAGCTGTATGCCGTGGGCACCATGGACCATTCCGCCGCGATGTCGGCGATCAAGGCGGGCCAGCCCGACTGGATCTACATGACCGGCTACACCCAGGACCTGATCCTCGGCCGCAAGCAGATGAAGGATCTGGGCGTCGAGGCGCCGATCATCACCATGGTCACCGGCCCGGCCTACCGCGAATTCACTGAAGGCCTCGGCGATCTCGCCAACGGCGTCACCAGCTCGACCTGGTGGCACCATGCCACCGCCTATACTGGCGCGGTCGGCGCCTGGAGCACCACGGCGGGTTTCTACAAGGACTTCACCGCCGCCTTCAAGACCGACCCGGACTATGTCCACGCCTCCTGCGCGGCAGCGGCGGATGTGTTGGTGAACGCGGTGCAGAAGGCCGGCTCGACCGACAAGAAGGCGGTGCGCGACGCGCTGGCGGCAACCGACATGCTGACTTTCTATGGCCCGATCAAGTTCGGCGCCAACGGCATGAACCAGGGCCGCGAGATGCCGGTGATCCAGGTGCAGGGCGAAGACATCAAGGTCCTGTACCCGGCCAGCATCGCCAATGCCGACCTCGCCCTGGTGAAGTAG
- a CDS encoding ABC transporter ATP-binding protein, whose amino-acid sequence MTGILRLEGVSKAFGGIRAVNDVSFTLKEGEIVGLIGPNGAGKTTLVNLITGVHPLTGGKVIFAGTDVSRQKPFQAARRGLARTFQIVQPFPEMTVLENVAAGSLFGGGHAGMGAAMQAARDELEFVGLGPVADQPAALLSLPNRKRLELAKSLAMKPKVLLLDEVNAGLNAAEIDGALDLIRKIAARGITIILIEHLMKVVLSISQRILVLHHGELIAQGDPTAVVNDPRVVEAYLGAKFAARFAGTNAEGAAHG is encoded by the coding sequence ATGACCGGGATATTGCGTCTTGAGGGGGTCTCCAAGGCCTTCGGCGGCATCCGTGCGGTGAATGACGTCTCCTTCACGCTGAAGGAAGGCGAGATCGTCGGGCTGATCGGCCCGAACGGCGCCGGCAAGACCACACTGGTGAATCTCATCACCGGGGTGCATCCGCTGACCGGCGGCAAGGTGATCTTCGCCGGCACCGACGTCAGCCGGCAGAAGCCGTTCCAGGCGGCGCGGCGCGGCCTTGCCCGCACCTTCCAGATCGTGCAGCCCTTCCCGGAAATGACGGTGCTGGAGAATGTCGCCGCCGGATCGCTGTTCGGCGGCGGGCATGCCGGCATGGGTGCGGCGATGCAGGCCGCCCGCGACGAGCTGGAATTTGTCGGGCTGGGCCCGGTCGCCGATCAGCCGGCGGCGCTGCTGAGCCTGCCCAACCGCAAGCGGCTGGAGCTGGCCAAGAGCCTCGCCATGAAACCCAAGGTGCTGCTGCTGGACGAGGTAAATGCCGGGCTGAACGCGGCGGAGATCGACGGTGCGCTCGACCTGATCCGCAAGATCGCCGCGCGCGGCATCACCATCATCCTGATCGAGCATCTGATGAAGGTGGTGCTGTCGATCTCGCAGCGCATCCTGGTGCTGCATCATGGCGAGCTGATCGCGCAGGGCGACCCGACCGCCGTGGTCAATGATCCGCGCGTGGTGGAGGCCTATCTGGGTGCGAAATTCGCCGCCCGCTTCGCCGGTACGAACGCTGAGGGAGCCGCACATGGCTGA
- a CDS encoding oxamate carbamoyltransferase subunit AllG family protein — MTGSSPATQQSYERLLAVEPVLSRIAPLRDLVSDLPPKTLFHAGPPFASGKALPAPVLNSVLAAIRHEGWAESVAGAKAALEQGQVALAPAQDIGLVTPLAFVVGPSMYCLAVSDAKNPRALRLSPLNDGPLPDCLRFGTGREGGLALLRGLTGGIGADLAANLKPAPLLPVLAAGLSGGDDLHGRVSAAQAAVRGFFGAHLAPESEQYLTQANQFVLNVIMAAAALMIGAGAGVPGSTMVVASGGNGIDHGYKLAAEPERWIVRPASRPIGPKMQDKAAALPAIGDSAVIDAAGFGAACLRFAPDLAGLKGHVDDAYFTEAAHDAFIGPHPALKFPGLRVGLDLARPRACLGVMLGMVGAGGTEGLVGRGVAPWPEG, encoded by the coding sequence GTGACCGGCTCGTCCCCCGCGACCCAACAATCCTACGAAAGGCTGCTGGCCGTCGAACCGGTGCTGTCCCGCATCGCCCCCTTGCGCGATCTGGTCTCGGACCTGCCGCCGAAGACCCTGTTTCATGCCGGACCGCCCTTCGCGTCCGGCAAGGCGCTGCCGGCCCCGGTGCTGAACAGCGTCCTTGCCGCCATCCGGCATGAAGGCTGGGCGGAGTCGGTGGCCGGCGCCAAAGCGGCGCTGGAGCAGGGCCAGGTGGCGCTGGCCCCGGCGCAGGATATCGGCCTGGTTACGCCGCTGGCCTTCGTCGTCGGGCCGTCGATGTACTGCCTCGCCGTCTCCGATGCGAAGAACCCAAGGGCGCTGCGCCTGTCGCCGCTGAATGACGGGCCGCTGCCGGACTGCCTGCGCTTCGGCACCGGGCGCGAGGGCGGGCTGGCGCTGCTGCGCGGCCTGACCGGCGGCATCGGCGCCGATCTGGCCGCCAACCTGAAGCCGGCCCCGCTACTGCCGGTGCTGGCGGCGGGCCTGTCCGGCGGCGACGATCTGCATGGAAGGGTCAGCGCCGCGCAGGCAGCGGTGCGGGGGTTCTTCGGCGCTCATCTGGCACCTGAAAGCGAACAGTATCTCACCCAGGCCAACCAGTTCGTGCTGAACGTCATCATGGCGGCGGCAGCGCTGATGATCGGCGCGGGCGCGGGCGTGCCCGGCAGCACCATGGTGGTGGCCAGCGGCGGCAACGGTATCGATCATGGCTACAAGCTGGCGGCGGAGCCGGAACGCTGGATCGTGCGGCCAGCCAGTCGCCCGATCGGCCCGAAGATGCAGGACAAGGCCGCCGCCCTGCCGGCCATCGGCGACAGCGCGGTCATCGATGCGGCCGGCTTCGGGGCCGCCTGCCTGCGCTTCGCGCCCGACCTTGCTGGGCTGAAAGGGCATGTGGACGATGCCTATTTCACGGAAGCCGCGCATGACGCCTTCATCGGCCCGCATCCGGCGCTGAAATTTCCGGGATTGAGGGTGGGGCTTGATCTCGCAAGGCCGCGCGCCTGCCTCGGCGTGATGCTGGGCATGGTCGGGGCCGGCGGCACCGAGGGGCTGGTCGGGCGCGGCGTGGCGCCCTGGCCTGAAGGCTAG